A stretch of the Teretinema zuelzerae genome encodes the following:
- a CDS encoding ATP-binding protein: MNGLQTTNDAILIQDDHPLLSRAGMNYAVFPSDYQQIRYFTLLLVKQSRPRSDERLLLEQQVSELIKNAVKHGNKSDPAREIKVWYRFTRTEARLIVEDQGSGFADIEKWNLFNKKRLEYIDKQDFEALMSYASWRTKKSDPYDGGNAMFAALEYWNRGVVYTSKRNTVAVGKLFDENPMETEEEE, translated from the coding sequence ATGAACGGCTTGCAGACGACGAACGACGCGATTCTCATACAGGACGACCATCCCCTTCTCTCGCGGGCGGGGATGAACTATGCCGTGTTCCCGAGCGATTACCAGCAGATACGCTACTTCACCCTTCTGTTGGTGAAGCAATCGCGGCCGCGCTCCGACGAACGGCTCCTCCTCGAACAGCAGGTGAGCGAGCTGATAAAAAACGCCGTGAAGCACGGGAACAAAAGCGACCCGGCCAGGGAAATCAAGGTGTGGTACCGCTTCACCCGAACCGAAGCCCGCCTCATCGTGGAAGACCAGGGAAGCGGCTTCGCCGACATCGAAAAATGGAATCTCTTCAACAAGAAACGCCTTGAATACATCGACAAGCAGGACTTCGAAGCGTTGATGAGCTACGCCTCGTGGCGCACCAAAAAAAGCGACCCCTACGACGGAGGAAACGCCATGTTCGCGGCCCTCGAGTACTGGAACCGCGGCGTCGTCTACACCTCAAAAAGAAACACGGTAGCGGTCGGGAAACTCTTCGACGAGAACCCGATGGAAACAGAGGAGGAAGAATGA
- a CDS encoding STAS domain-containing protein → MEITTERRQDIVICRLEGELDMYEAPNLHAKYKTMIERERAKGIILDLAKLTYLDSSGIGVLFQLYSDAKTKQTPFCLSGAAGMVQQLFKLSRMAAILPLQPDVLAALDAIRRQS, encoded by the coding sequence ATGGAAATAACGACGGAACGAAGGCAGGACATCGTAATCTGCAGGCTGGAAGGCGAGCTCGACATGTACGAGGCTCCGAACCTCCATGCGAAGTATAAAACGATGATCGAGCGCGAGCGGGCCAAGGGGATCATCCTTGACCTCGCAAAGCTGACCTACCTGGACTCGAGCGGCATCGGAGTGCTTTTCCAGCTCTATTCCGACGCCAAAACGAAACAGACGCCCTTCTGCCTGTCGGGAGCGGCGGGCATGGTGCAGCAGCTTTTCAAGCTCAGCAGGATGGCCGCCATTCTTCCGCTCCAGCCGGACGTCCTGGCGGCATTGGACGCCATCAGGAGGCAGTCATGA
- a CDS encoding alkaline phosphatase: MKNGCSRCSVRKNPGRVLCALLVLFIAQLPVLAGGKSEMETSGGNTISGKPAKYVFLFIGDGMAMPQISSAEIYAEALASKDIKIRKLGFSRFPVSGLTTTYDAGSFITDSASAGTALASGNKTLNGVVNMDPGKTEKFRTIAEYARDKGMKVGVVSSVSLDHATPAVFYAKVPSRGNYYDIGVQLSDSGFDYFGGGGFLQRTGKKGDQRDIFDIAKEKGYQIVDTREAFSALKPGAGKVIAVNETLQDSSAMPYDIDRAEGDLSLSDFTAKGIELLSDDPDGFFMMVEGGKIDWACHANDAAASIRDTIAFDRAIDKAVAFADKHPGETLIIVTGDHETGGMTIGFAGTQYATFFDKAGLQKMSFVAFDQKVLKPYKAETPAAKAKLADLLPAIQDAFGLSYDSLTAVQKEQLELAFQRSMGNKIERSVQEDQYLLYGGYEPLTVKITQIVNQTAGIGWTSYAHTGVPVATFARGAHQELFSGYYDNTDIFRKMAAAMALDVSSGSSVKVAAK, encoded by the coding sequence ATGAAAAACGGTTGCTCTCGATGTTCCGTACGTAAGAATCCCGGCCGCGTTCTTTGCGCGCTGCTGGTTCTTTTCATCGCCCAGCTTCCCGTTCTTGCAGGGGGCAAGAGCGAGATGGAGACCTCGGGCGGAAATACTATTTCAGGAAAACCCGCGAAGTATGTGTTCCTCTTCATCGGCGACGGCATGGCGATGCCGCAGATCAGCTCCGCGGAAATCTACGCTGAAGCTCTCGCCTCGAAAGACATTAAAATCCGGAAACTCGGCTTTTCCCGCTTTCCTGTTTCCGGTTTGACGACGACCTACGACGCCGGTTCCTTCATCACCGATTCGGCTTCCGCAGGAACCGCCCTCGCTTCGGGAAACAAAACCCTGAACGGAGTCGTGAACATGGACCCGGGCAAGACTGAGAAGTTCCGCACCATCGCCGAATACGCCCGGGACAAGGGCATGAAGGTCGGCGTGGTTTCGAGCGTATCCCTCGACCACGCGACTCCCGCCGTGTTCTACGCCAAGGTTCCTTCCCGCGGAAACTACTACGACATCGGCGTCCAGCTCTCCGATTCCGGCTTCGATTATTTCGGCGGCGGCGGATTTCTGCAGCGCACCGGAAAGAAGGGCGACCAGCGCGACATTTTCGATATCGCGAAAGAGAAGGGCTACCAGATCGTCGACACCCGCGAGGCGTTCTCCGCTCTGAAGCCGGGAGCCGGAAAGGTGATCGCTGTGAACGAAACCCTTCAGGATTCCTCGGCAATGCCTTACGACATCGACCGCGCGGAAGGCGATCTCTCGCTCTCTGATTTCACCGCGAAGGGAATAGAACTGTTGTCCGACGATCCGGACGGCTTTTTCATGATGGTCGAGGGCGGAAAAATCGACTGGGCTTGCCACGCGAACGACGCCGCCGCTTCCATCCGCGACACCATCGCCTTCGACCGGGCGATCGACAAGGCTGTAGCCTTCGCGGATAAGCACCCCGGCGAAACCCTCATCATCGTAACCGGCGACCATGAAACCGGCGGCATGACGATCGGCTTCGCGGGAACCCAGTACGCGACCTTCTTCGACAAGGCCGGACTTCAGAAAATGAGCTTCGTCGCCTTCGACCAGAAGGTGCTCAAGCCCTACAAGGCCGAAACTCCGGCCGCCAAGGCGAAGCTTGCAGACCTTCTTCCCGCGATTCAGGATGCCTTCGGCCTTTCGTACGATTCGCTCACCGCGGTTCAGAAGGAACAGCTTGAGCTCGCCTTCCAGCGTTCGATGGGAAATAAAATCGAGCGTTCCGTTCAGGAGGACCAGTATCTCCTGTACGGCGGCTACGAACCGCTGACCGTGAAGATCACGCAGATCGTGAATCAGACCGCCGGCATCGGCTGGACTTCCTACGCCCATACCGGAGTACCCGTCGCGACCTTCGCCCGGGGAGCCCATCAGGAGCTCTTCTCCGGCTATTACGACAACACAGACATCTTCCGCAAAATGGCCGCCGCGATGGCTCTGGACGTATCGTCCGGATCAAGCGTGAAGGTAGCGGCAAAATGA
- a CDS encoding glycoside hydrolase family 3 C-terminal domain-containing protein: MKLSEAEQARISEIIGKMSVEEKVSQLVHTSPAVDHVGIDEYNWWNEGLHGVARAGLATVFPQAIALAATFDEELVHEVADAISDEARAKYNGASASGNRGQYRGLTYWTPNINIFRDPRWGRGQETYGEDPFLTSRIGIAFMKGLQGNNPERLKLAACAKHFAVHSGPEALRHTFDAVCSLKDLHETYLPAFKALVDAGVESVMGAYNRTLGEPCCGSALLLKDILRGRWKFQGHVVSDCWAIRDFHEFHKVTRNAVESAALALNMGCDLNCGCTYPVLVEAFRLGLVSMETIDTSLRRLLETRFRLGMFDESGSGPWDKLGPEMVHSDSHVALSRKAAEKSIVLLKNDRNILPLDDSARKILLIGPGAANAHTLLANYHGLSPRLVTILEGIADKTGRMDRVTVDYHPGVGMYDKNRNNGWTIGMAEAADLVIAVFGLDNQIEGEEGDAIASVSKGDRDSIELPEWQLDYLKAIRSRGTPVVLVLTGGSPISVPEDIADAILFAWYPGEQGGAAVADILFGDVVPSGKLPVTFPVSTDQLPPYDSYDMAGRTYRYMKADPLYPFGFGLSYTRFEFGALSLSAKEIRAGGSLTVAVPVKNTGSRDAEEVVQLYVSKKNAAPEDPLYSLRGFVRVSVPAGGEAEASFDLDDSAFAVVDAAGNTVPGLGEWIITVADAAPSESGVRKGAVPPVRGEVSFR, from the coding sequence ATGAAGTTGAGCGAAGCCGAACAGGCGAGAATTTCGGAAATCATCGGAAAGATGAGCGTGGAGGAGAAGGTGTCCCAGCTGGTGCACACGAGCCCCGCGGTCGATCATGTCGGCATAGACGAATACAACTGGTGGAACGAAGGCTTGCACGGGGTTGCGCGGGCGGGTTTGGCTACGGTGTTTCCGCAGGCCATAGCGCTGGCCGCGACCTTCGACGAGGAGCTTGTCCATGAGGTGGCAGACGCGATCTCCGACGAGGCGCGGGCGAAATACAACGGGGCGAGCGCGAGCGGAAACCGCGGACAGTACCGCGGTTTGACCTACTGGACGCCGAACATCAATATTTTCCGAGATCCCCGCTGGGGACGCGGCCAGGAAACCTACGGCGAGGATCCCTTTTTAACTTCCCGCATCGGCATTGCCTTCATGAAGGGCTTGCAGGGAAACAATCCCGAACGGCTCAAGCTGGCCGCCTGCGCGAAGCATTTCGCGGTCCATTCGGGCCCCGAGGCTCTCCGCCATACCTTCGACGCGGTGTGTTCCCTGAAGGATCTCCATGAAACCTATCTTCCGGCCTTTAAGGCTCTTGTAGACGCCGGGGTCGAATCCGTGATGGGCGCGTACAACAGAACCTTGGGCGAGCCGTGCTGCGGCAGCGCTTTATTATTGAAGGATATTCTCCGCGGCCGCTGGAAATTCCAGGGCCATGTGGTTTCCGACTGCTGGGCGATCCGCGATTTCCATGAATTCCATAAGGTGACGCGGAACGCGGTGGAGTCTGCCGCTCTCGCGCTGAACATGGGCTGCGATCTGAACTGCGGCTGCACCTATCCGGTGCTCGTGGAGGCCTTCCGCCTCGGCCTCGTTTCCATGGAGACGATCGATACGTCGCTCCGCCGGCTTTTGGAAACCCGCTTCCGGCTCGGCATGTTCGACGAAAGCGGTTCGGGTCCCTGGGACAAGCTCGGCCCCGAAATGGTTCACAGCGACTCCCATGTCGCCCTCTCCCGCAAGGCTGCCGAAAAATCGATCGTGCTCTTGAAGAACGATAGAAACATCCTGCCCCTCGACGATTCGGCAAGGAAAATTCTCCTCATCGGGCCGGGAGCGGCGAACGCCCATACCCTGCTCGCGAATTATCACGGACTGAGTCCGCGCCTGGTTACGATACTCGAGGGAATCGCGGATAAAACAGGCCGCATGGACCGCGTCACGGTAGACTACCACCCCGGAGTCGGCATGTACGACAAGAACCGGAACAACGGCTGGACTATCGGCATGGCAGAGGCTGCGGATCTCGTCATTGCGGTGTTCGGACTGGACAACCAGATCGAAGGAGAGGAGGGGGACGCGATCGCGAGCGTTTCCAAGGGAGACCGGGATTCGATCGAGCTGCCCGAATGGCAGCTGGACTACCTCAAGGCTATCCGGTCGCGCGGCACTCCCGTCGTGCTCGTTTTGACGGGCGGAAGCCCGATATCCGTTCCTGAGGACATCGCTGACGCTATTCTGTTCGCCTGGTATCCGGGGGAGCAGGGCGGAGCGGCGGTCGCGGACATTCTCTTCGGCGACGTCGTTCCTTCCGGCAAGCTGCCGGTCACCTTCCCGGTGTCCACGGACCAGCTCCCGCCCTACGACAGCTACGACATGGCGGGACGCACCTACCGGTACATGAAGGCAGACCCCCTGTATCCCTTCGGCTTCGGCCTCAGCTATACCCGCTTCGAGTTCGGCGCTCTTTCGCTTTCCGCGAAGGAAATCCGCGCGGGCGGTTCGCTGACGGTAGCGGTTCCCGTCAAGAACACGGGAAGCCGGGACGCGGAAGAGGTTGTTCAGTTGTATGTAAGCAAAAAGAACGCGGCTCCCGAGGATCCGCTGTATTCGCTCCGGGGCTTTGTCCGGGTGAGCGTTCCCGCCGGCGGAGAGGCCGAGGCGTCGTTCGATCTCGACGATTCCGCCTTCGCGGTCGTCGATGCGGCGGGGAATACGGTTCCCGGCCTCGGCGAGTGGATTATTACGGTTGCCGACGCGGCGCCTTCAGAAAGCGGCGTCCGGAAGGGTGCGGTTCCTCCGGTTCGCGGCGAGGTCTCGTTCAGATAG
- a CDS encoding zinc dependent phospholipase C family protein, translating to MTGRTHAWLAEMILPALRDEWGISFSRKAFVRGSVKPDQGWLFVRHPHFWKRSRSFLLALCGSLARRSVKSGRKNRAFSEGLGIALHYAADFFTAVHNISPNNLVAHIEYENRLDALFRETLTDEMVRNTLKLASRSVRGRQPPDEDEKKGVHRKAARLLDERHSRYVPSRDHPERDIREILLVCMELAVLVIDEAAALSERDLAANRRNRTLPDAAF from the coding sequence ATGACCGGCCGAACGCACGCCTGGCTCGCGGAAATGATCCTTCCCGCGCTCAGGGACGAATGGGGAATATCCTTTTCCCGGAAGGCCTTCGTGCGCGGATCGGTGAAACCCGATCAGGGATGGCTCTTCGTTCGCCATCCGCACTTTTGGAAACGTTCGCGTTCCTTCCTGCTCGCCCTCTGCGGCTCTCTCGCGCGAAGGAGCGTAAAAAGCGGCCGTAAAAACCGCGCCTTTTCGGAAGGACTCGGAATCGCCCTCCACTACGCCGCGGACTTTTTCACCGCGGTGCACAACATCAGCCCGAACAACCTCGTCGCCCACATCGAATACGAAAACCGGCTGGACGCCCTGTTCCGCGAAACTCTCACCGACGAGATGGTGCGCAACACGCTGAAGCTCGCCTCGCGATCGGTGCGCGGCCGGCAGCCGCCGGACGAAGACGAAAAAAAAGGCGTTCACCGCAAAGCCGCCCGGCTTCTGGATGAACGCCATTCCCGATACGTCCCGTCCCGGGATCATCCGGAGCGGGATATTCGGGAAATACTGCTCGTCTGCATGGAACTTGCCGTTCTCGTCATCGACGAAGCCGCGGCCCTATCTGAACGAGACCTCGCCGCGAACCGGAGGAACCGCACCCTTCCGGACGCCGCTTTCTGA
- a CDS encoding SpoIIE family protein phosphatase yields MKQHIAYERALRALREFDRQIAGAVTVSGNAFTEAVRLSIQHFADADSVTLLSARSAPLDGSAGFSLPAGDPAGIVGSETSPLWKDLFASGRFRACAKNDGELVSRKYRSWLYIPVSAKKETWIAAVVARRDGKFSEAEQKAAEILAAHYSQSLRNIRARNRKTSRIAEEARHAMLLHTQASATRRRAEIPGLALAMDYSAGTGSDLGKTWKTGLNSLLICTCDLTASDAERQAGMIYLDTWLSVLSRTTMDAKAMIKRINSDMLERPEECYASLALVKHAPEQSALEIAGCGNIGAIHFSHENMDAKIFDFGPAAGIQENAEILSYQVPAGSGDIVCAFTDGITGTRKRNGDLFGAEETAEIIRKHYYLSAPDLAAKILAAVEEKEEKGVNRDDRTVHVLKIE; encoded by the coding sequence ATGAAGCAGCACATCGCTTATGAAAGAGCGCTCAGGGCGCTCAGAGAGTTCGACAGGCAGATCGCGGGAGCCGTCACGGTTTCGGGAAACGCGTTCACCGAGGCGGTACGCCTTTCGATCCAGCACTTTGCCGACGCGGATTCGGTTACGCTTCTTTCAGCCCGTTCGGCCCCGCTGGACGGAAGCGCGGGATTCAGCCTTCCGGCGGGAGATCCCGCGGGAATCGTCGGCTCGGAAACGTCTCCGCTATGGAAGGACCTCTTCGCTTCCGGCAGATTCCGCGCGTGCGCCAAAAACGACGGCGAGCTCGTATCGCGAAAATACCGCTCATGGCTCTACATTCCGGTCAGCGCGAAAAAGGAAACCTGGATTGCGGCGGTCGTCGCCCGGAGGGACGGCAAGTTCAGCGAAGCGGAACAGAAGGCCGCGGAGATCCTCGCCGCCCACTACAGCCAGTCCCTCCGCAACATACGGGCGCGAAACCGGAAAACCTCGCGAATCGCCGAAGAAGCCCGCCACGCCATGCTGCTGCATACCCAGGCCTCGGCAACGCGCAGACGGGCGGAAATCCCCGGACTCGCCCTCGCGATGGACTACAGCGCGGGAACCGGAAGCGATCTGGGGAAAACCTGGAAAACGGGACTGAACTCGCTTCTCATCTGCACCTGCGATCTCACCGCTTCGGACGCCGAACGACAGGCGGGAATGATATATCTCGACACCTGGCTCTCGGTCCTCTCGCGCACGACCATGGACGCGAAGGCGATGATCAAACGCATCAACTCGGACATGCTCGAGCGGCCGGAAGAATGCTACGCCTCGCTGGCGCTCGTCAAACACGCGCCCGAGCAATCGGCTCTTGAGATAGCCGGATGCGGGAACATCGGAGCCATTCACTTCAGCCATGAGAACATGGATGCCAAAATATTCGATTTCGGTCCCGCCGCGGGAATCCAGGAAAACGCAGAGATCCTCTCCTACCAGGTTCCGGCCGGCAGCGGCGACATCGTCTGCGCGTTCACCGACGGAATAACCGGAACCAGAAAGCGCAACGGAGATCTCTTCGGCGCGGAAGAAACCGCCGAGATCATTCGAAAGCACTATTACCTTTCGGCTCCCGATCTCGCCGCCAAGATTCTCGCGGCGGTGGAGGAAAAAGAAGAAAAAGGCGTAAACCGCGACGACCGGACAGTGCATGTCCTGAAAATCGAATAG
- a CDS encoding PP2C family protein-serine/threonine phosphatase, whose product MILREAERIDVSGERIAKIASSFSCIPSGTPVYDLLSELKEPYQHAIAVVDSDLFVLGIIVPQDLVEILGKPFGRDLLKRQKADDIMRKAVSFRCDEYIEEIQARIAGDLETELDSRYVLVDRNSRFCGHVSSHDILVHALADHRREMETAAAIQNRLVPPCATRRSDRVSITCSAVMAQEIGGDFYYSKEYAGGKWFFCLCDISGKGTSAAIITAVVSGFLYDADFSRPLDSLVTSMNTLVLRTFNLEKYLTGFFARFDEKTGELEYCDMGHSWFYAIENARIQQITETADNVPVGLLENPSPVTRTLRLAPGTVLAVLSDGFTEQEDTRGSRFEIGELGPLIQRSVRSGEDLVRAKIRILERFYSFKKDMPQHDDISMLFFHYLP is encoded by the coding sequence ATGATTCTCCGCGAAGCAGAAAGAATCGACGTGTCGGGAGAGCGCATCGCGAAAATCGCGAGCTCGTTCAGCTGCATCCCTTCGGGCACCCCGGTCTACGATCTCTTGAGCGAACTGAAGGAACCCTACCAGCACGCTATCGCGGTGGTAGACTCCGATCTGTTCGTTCTGGGCATCATCGTTCCGCAGGACCTCGTAGAGATTCTCGGGAAGCCCTTCGGGCGGGATTTGCTGAAACGGCAGAAGGCCGACGACATCATGAGGAAGGCGGTCTCCTTCAGATGCGACGAATACATCGAAGAAATCCAGGCGAGGATCGCCGGAGACCTTGAAACCGAACTGGACAGCCGCTACGTCCTCGTCGACCGGAACAGCCGCTTCTGCGGCCATGTCTCTTCCCACGACATTCTCGTCCACGCCCTTGCCGACCACCGCCGGGAAATGGAAACCGCTGCCGCGATTCAAAACCGGCTGGTGCCGCCCTGCGCGACCAGAAGATCGGACAGGGTTTCAATCACCTGCTCCGCGGTCATGGCGCAGGAAATCGGCGGCGACTTTTACTACTCGAAGGAATACGCCGGCGGAAAGTGGTTCTTCTGCCTCTGCGACATATCGGGCAAGGGAACGTCGGCGGCCATCATCACGGCCGTCGTCTCGGGCTTTCTCTACGACGCGGATTTTTCCCGCCCCCTCGATTCGCTCGTCACATCGATGAACACCCTGGTGCTCCGAACCTTCAACCTGGAAAAATACCTCACCGGGTTTTTCGCCCGTTTCGACGAAAAAACAGGAGAACTCGAATACTGCGACATGGGGCACTCCTGGTTCTACGCGATCGAGAACGCACGCATCCAGCAGATTACGGAAACCGCTGACAACGTCCCAGTCGGATTGCTCGAAAATCCTTCTCCCGTCACGCGGACACTCAGGCTGGCCCCGGGAACCGTGCTCGCGGTGCTGAGCGACGGCTTCACCGAGCAGGAGGACACGCGGGGAAGCCGCTTTGAAATCGGAGAACTCGGACCGCTCATCCAGAGGAGCGTGCGTTCGGGAGAAGACCTGGTCCGCGCGAAGATACGCATCCTCGAGCGGTTTTATTCCTTTAAAAAGGACATGCCCCAGCACGACGACATCAGCATGCTCTTCTTCCACTACCTGCCATGA
- a CDS encoding glycosyltransferase family protein — protein sequence MHIVLSINGEGRGHLSRSIALAEALERRHRISFCAPAHLAGELAARFNGSRIIEIPYLAFEQKGFAIDYPKTIAKNFSLFVDSSAVQNRLASEFRLIGAEGILSDFEPFASRTAKRLGLPVLQLNHPGIVSRVASFSPAAIASRLVARYMMDCSDQTLLCSFFSGDVGPIIRKALRDKPLSNGGRFVAYVKDRYRGILEPLFESLGAERFSVFPDPDKDYESELAACSGLIAPAGHQSISEALALGKPAFVIPVKGQFEQELNARKLRESGFGDWAYFEDVSLRLPAFVSRIESYHAKLDEARASPGPDARGFWACSDDTLRAASLAESFFEAAAARSRLASRRPAGVLAGSFSFSNFPLIRF from the coding sequence GTGCATATAGTGTTGTCGATTAACGGAGAAGGGCGGGGGCATCTGTCCCGCTCGATCGCGCTCGCGGAAGCGCTGGAGCGCCGGCATCGGATTTCGTTTTGCGCGCCCGCGCATTTAGCCGGCGAGCTGGCGGCGAGATTCAACGGTTCCCGGATTATAGAAATCCCGTATCTCGCGTTCGAACAAAAAGGCTTCGCCATCGATTATCCGAAAACGATCGCGAAGAATTTTTCGCTGTTCGTCGATTCTTCCGCGGTTCAGAACCGTCTGGCCTCCGAGTTCCGCCTCATCGGCGCGGAGGGAATACTGTCGGATTTCGAGCCCTTCGCGTCGCGGACGGCGAAACGGTTGGGCCTTCCCGTCCTCCAGCTCAATCATCCGGGAATAGTTTCCCGCGTTGCGTCGTTTTCTCCCGCCGCCATCGCGAGCCGGCTTGTCGCCCGCTATATGATGGACTGTTCCGATCAAACGCTGCTGTGTTCGTTTTTTTCAGGCGACGTCGGGCCCATCATACGGAAGGCCCTGCGGGATAAACCCCTATCCAACGGAGGCCGGTTCGTCGCCTACGTGAAGGACCGCTACCGGGGCATTCTGGAGCCCCTGTTCGAGTCTCTCGGCGCCGAGCGGTTTTCCGTCTTCCCCGATCCGGACAAGGACTACGAAAGCGAACTCGCCGCCTGCTCGGGATTGATAGCGCCGGCGGGGCATCAGAGCATTTCCGAGGCGCTTGCGCTCGGAAAGCCCGCCTTCGTGATTCCGGTAAAGGGCCAGTTCGAGCAGGAATTGAATGCCCGGAAGCTTCGGGAATCGGGTTTCGGCGATTGGGCTTATTTCGAGGACGTATCGCTGAGACTTCCGGCCTTCGTTTCGCGGATCGAGTCGTACCACGCGAAACTGGACGAAGCCCGGGCCTCTCCGGGACCGGACGCGCGGGGGTTCTGGGCTTGCTCCGACGATACGCTCCGTGCCGCGTCCCTGGCCGAGTCCTTCTTCGAAGCCGCGGCCGCGCGTTCCCGTCTTGCTTCCCGCCGGCCTGCGGGAGTTCTTGCAGGTTCGTTTTCGTTTTCAAACTTTCCCCTCATCCGCTTCTAA